The Rhodoferax ferrireducens T118 DNA segment TTGAGAAGCCCGCGCAAACGGCGCGTCGCGGTATTGTTCGCTCGTTCCAGATTTCGGCAGTTTTCCCGCACATGACGGTGCTGGAAAACGTGCGCGCCGCGCTGCAGCGCAATCTGGGCACCTCGTTTCACTTCTGGAAAGCCGAAAGCACGTTGTTGCACCTGCATGAGCGGGCCCGCCAACTGCTGGCCGAGGTCGATTTGCAGGACTTTGCCGACGAGATGACCGTCAATCTGCCCTACGGTCGCAAGCGCGCGCTGGAGCTGGCCACGACACTGGCGTTGGAGCCGGAACTGATGCTACTGGATGAACCGACGCAAGGCATGGGCCACGAAGACGTGGATCGGGTCACGCAACTGATCAAGAAAGTGTCTGCCGGGCGCACCATCCTGATGGTGGAGCACAACATGAATGTGGTGTCAAAAATTGCCGACCGCATCACGGTATTGCAGCGCGGCGCCATCATTGCGGACGGCCCGTATGCCGAGGTGTCCAAGAATCCGCTGGTGATCGAAGCCTACATGGGCACCGTCAACACTGAACTGCAGGGTGCACATTGATGAGTAAGGAATTGCTTCGCATTGAAGACCTGCACGCCTGGTACGGCGAGTCACATATTCTGCATGGCGTCAATTTGACCGTGAACGAAGGCGAGGTCGTGACGCTGTTGGGGCGCAACGGCGCCGGGCGCACCACCACCATGCGCGCCATCGTTGGCCTGACCGGCAGCCGCAAGGGCGCGATCAAGATCCAAGGCGTCGAAACCATCAAGATGGCTCCTCACAAGGTGGCCCACTTGGGTGTCGGCTACTGCCCGGAAGAGCGCGGCATTTTTGCCAGCCTGACAGCCGAAGAAAATCTGATGTTGCCGCCCACGCTGGCGCCAGGCGGCATGAGCGTCGACGAAATTTACGCGATGTTTCCCAACCTGCAAGAGCGCGCTTCGAGCCCCGGCACCCGCCTGTCAGGCGGCGAGCAGCAGATGCTGGCAGTGGCGCGCATTTTGCGCACCGGTGCCCGGCTGCTGCTGCTCGATGAGATCTCGGAAGGTCTGGCGCCTGTCATTGTGCAAAAACTGGCCGAGATGATTTTGACGCTCAAAGCCAAGGGTTACACCATCGTGCTGGTGGAACAGAACTTCCGCTTTGCGGCGCCGCTGGCCGATCGTTTTTACGTGATGGAGCACGGTGTCATCGTCAAGCAGTTCGCGCAAAACGAGTTGGCTCAAAACATGGGCATGCTGCAGGACTATCTGGGCGTTTGACATTTATTTTGCCAACAAAAAAGTAATCCATTTCCCCCGCTTCTCAACAACCAACTATCAGGAGACATCATGAAACTCAAGACCCTCGTTGCCGCCATGGCTATTGGCTTTGCCGCCGCAGCATCGGCACAGACCACCGGCCCGGTCAAGATCGGTTTCATCACCGACATGTCCAGCGTGTATGCCGACATCGATGGCCCGGCCGGCGGTGAAATGGTCAAGTGGGCAGCGCAGGATTTTGGCGGCAAGGTGCTGAACCGTCCGATTGAAGTACTGACCGCCGACCACCAGAACAAGGCCGATGTCGCCAGCTCCAAAGCGCGCGAATGGATCGACAAGGATGGCCTGTCGATGCTGATTGGCGGCACGAACTCCGGCACGTCGCTGGCCATGGCCAAAGTCGCTGAGGAAAAAAAGCGCCCCTTCATCTCGATCGGCGCCGGCTCGGCCCGCCTGACCAATGAAGCCTGTTCGCCCTATACCGTTCATTACGCCTACGACACGGTGGCGCTGGCCAAGGTGGCCGGCACGGCACTGGTCAAGGCCGGTGCCAAGACCTGGTTCTTTCTGACAGCCGACTATGCGTTCGGTTATTCGTTGGAAGGCGATGCCTCCAACGTGGTCAAGGCCAATGGCGGCACCGTTGTCGGTGCGGTTCGTCACCCGCTCAATGCTTCCGATTTCTCATCGTTCCTGCTGCAGGCGCAATCGTCCAAAGCGCAGATCCTGGGGCTGGCCAATGCTGGCGGCGACTTTACCAACGCGATGAAGGCGGCCAAGGAATTCGGCATCAACAAGACCATGAAGATCGCCGGCCTGCTGGTGTTCATCAACGACGTGCACAGCCTGGGACTGGCCAACACCGAAGGCCTGCAACTGGCTGACAGCTGGTACTGGAACCAGGATGACGCCTCGCGCAAATTTGCCAAACGTTTCTTCGACAAATACAAGCGCATGCCTTCCAGCGTACAAGCCGCCGACTACTCGGCCGCCGCCAATTACCTGAAGGCAGTGCAGACCGCCGGCACGACCGACGCGGACAAGGTGATGTCCACCTTGAAGGGCATGAAGATCGATGA contains these protein-coding regions:
- a CDS encoding ABC transporter ATP-binding protein: MSVEFILETRGLTKEFKGFVAVNHVDLKVRRGHIHALIGPNGAGKTTFFNLLTKFLQPTSGSILFNGTDITFEKPAQTARRGIVRSFQISAVFPHMTVLENVRAALQRNLGTSFHFWKAESTLLHLHERARQLLAEVDLQDFADEMTVNLPYGRKRALELATTLALEPELMLLDEPTQGMGHEDVDRVTQLIKKVSAGRTILMVEHNMNVVSKIADRITVLQRGAIIADGPYAEVSKNPLVIEAYMGTVNTELQGAH
- a CDS encoding ABC transporter ATP-binding protein — encoded protein: MSKELLRIEDLHAWYGESHILHGVNLTVNEGEVVTLLGRNGAGRTTTMRAIVGLTGSRKGAIKIQGVETIKMAPHKVAHLGVGYCPEERGIFASLTAEENLMLPPTLAPGGMSVDEIYAMFPNLQERASSPGTRLSGGEQQMLAVARILRTGARLLLLDEISEGLAPVIVQKLAEMILTLKAKGYTIVLVEQNFRFAAPLADRFYVMEHGVIVKQFAQNELAQNMGMLQDYLGV
- a CDS encoding ABC transporter substrate-binding protein, encoding MKLKTLVAAMAIGFAAAASAQTTGPVKIGFITDMSSVYADIDGPAGGEMVKWAAQDFGGKVLNRPIEVLTADHQNKADVASSKAREWIDKDGLSMLIGGTNSGTSLAMAKVAEEKKRPFISIGAGSARLTNEACSPYTVHYAYDTVALAKVAGTALVKAGAKTWFFLTADYAFGYSLEGDASNVVKANGGTVVGAVRHPLNASDFSSFLLQAQSSKAQILGLANAGGDFTNAMKAAKEFGINKTMKIAGLLVFINDVHSLGLANTEGLQLADSWYWNQDDASRKFAKRFFDKYKRMPSSVQAADYSAAANYLKAVQTAGTTDADKVMSTLKGMKIDDFYNKGQIRADGRMIHDMYLFQVKSPKESTVPWDYYKTVAKIPGEQAFTTVAESKCALNKK